The Chryseobacterium geocarposphaerae genome window below encodes:
- the thrA gene encoding bifunctional aspartate kinase/homoserine dehydrogenase I produces MKVLKFGGTSVANAQNILKVEDIIKKESLKNRVVVVVSALHGVTDQLIKAAESASQSNENYFQIIKNIEEKHLDLVKELIPILDQSSWLSFVKKHFNDIEDICNGIFVLGEFTDRIKDKITSYGEFLSSNIITARLKSEGLNVFWMNSAENITTNSNFTNAKVHFEATEKNLLQFLNENQNQIIIAPGFIAKDEKRNSTTLGRGGSDYTASIIASSINADELQIWTDVSGMMTSDPRLVSDAKPIPEISYSEAMELSHFGAKVLYPPTIQPVMVKNIDLRIKNTFDPEAPGTLISHNLKKNDPENEPIAVGISNMSNIALLTLEGSGMIGIPGFSAKLFQCLSNEKVNVILITQSSSEHSITVAIHEKDMIGAKSAIDSAFEDDLKLKRLEPVKIETGLSIVALVGENMKSRSGVSAKMFGCLGNNGINIRAIAQGSSEKNISIVILEKDIKKAVNVLHEEFFESEIKQIHLYICGTGNVGKKLIQQIYDQNEYLKENLLINLRIAGLSNSRKMIFADKGIPENDWNDWNQHGEEASVEKFTREIISRNLRNSVFIDVTASSEVPNMYEKLLKKSINIVACNKIAASSGFENYRSLKSIARNHSCKFLFETNVGAGLPIIGTINDLIRSGDKITSIQAVLSGTLNFVFNNYNGSKTFSEVVAQAQKEGYTEPDPRLDLSGTDVARKILILAREAGYSLEFDDIENESFLPEECMKGNVQDFYQSLTKYEDHFKNILHQAKNNGKILKYVAEFNDGKAKVGLQHIAPESDLFHLYGKDNIVIFKTLRYSEQPLVVKGAGAGAEVTASGVFADIVRSV; encoded by the coding sequence ATGAAAGTTTTAAAATTTGGCGGAACTTCTGTCGCCAATGCCCAAAATATATTAAAGGTCGAAGATATTATAAAAAAAGAATCTCTGAAAAACAGAGTTGTAGTTGTGGTTTCTGCACTTCATGGCGTAACAGATCAATTGATAAAAGCAGCAGAATCAGCCTCCCAAAGCAATGAAAATTATTTTCAAATAATTAAAAATATTGAAGAAAAACATCTGGATTTAGTCAAAGAATTAATTCCGATTTTGGATCAAAGCTCTTGGCTGAGCTTCGTTAAAAAACATTTTAATGATATTGAAGACATCTGCAACGGGATTTTCGTATTGGGAGAATTTACCGACAGAATTAAAGATAAAATAACCTCTTATGGTGAATTTCTTTCTTCCAATATAATTACCGCAAGATTAAAATCTGAAGGACTGAATGTTTTTTGGATGAATTCTGCAGAAAATATTACTACCAACAGTAATTTCACAAATGCAAAAGTACATTTTGAAGCTACGGAAAAAAATCTGCTGCAATTTTTAAATGAAAATCAAAACCAGATTATTATTGCTCCGGGATTTATTGCTAAAGATGAAAAAAGAAACTCCACAACATTAGGACGGGGCGGTTCAGATTATACTGCCTCTATTATTGCTTCCTCCATCAATGCTGATGAACTTCAGATCTGGACAGACGTTAGCGGAATGATGACCTCTGATCCCAGATTGGTTTCCGATGCAAAACCAATTCCTGAGATTTCATATTCTGAAGCCATGGAGCTTTCTCATTTCGGAGCAAAAGTTTTGTATCCTCCTACCATACAGCCCGTCATGGTAAAAAATATCGATTTAAGAATTAAAAACACTTTTGATCCTGAAGCTCCGGGAACATTAATTTCTCACAATCTGAAAAAAAATGATCCTGAAAACGAACCAATCGCTGTTGGGATTTCAAACATGAGCAATATTGCTCTGCTGACTTTAGAAGGAAGCGGAATGATTGGAATTCCCGGGTTTTCTGCAAAACTATTCCAATGCTTAAGCAATGAAAAAGTGAACGTTATTCTCATCACTCAGAGTTCCTCCGAACATTCCATTACTGTTGCGATTCATGAAAAAGATATGATAGGAGCTAAAAGTGCTATAGATTCGGCTTTTGAAGATGATCTGAAACTAAAAAGACTTGAACCTGTAAAAATTGAAACCGGTTTATCCATCGTAGCATTAGTCGGCGAAAATATGAAAAGTCGAAGCGGCGTAAGCGCCAAAATGTTTGGCTGTCTGGGAAATAACGGCATCAATATCAGAGCGATTGCACAGGGATCTTCAGAAAAAAATATCAGCATTGTTATTTTAGAAAAAGATATTAAAAAGGCTGTTAATGTTCTACATGAAGAGTTTTTTGAGTCCGAAATAAAACAGATCCACCTTTATATCTGCGGAACAGGGAATGTAGGGAAGAAATTAATCCAGCAAATTTATGATCAGAACGAATATCTTAAAGAAAACCTTCTGATCAATTTAAGAATCGCAGGACTTTCCAACAGCCGGAAAATGATTTTCGCGGATAAAGGAATCCCGGAAAATGATTGGAATGATTGGAATCAACATGGCGAAGAAGCTTCTGTGGAAAAATTTACCAGGGAAATTATTTCACGGAATTTAAGAAACTCTGTTTTTATAGATGTAACGGCCAGTTCCGAAGTTCCGAATATGTATGAAAAATTATTAAAAAAGAGCATTAATATTGTCGCCTGCAACAAAATTGCAGCTTCTTCCGGTTTTGAAAATTATAGATCATTAAAATCTATTGCCAGAAACCACAGCTGCAAATTTTTATTTGAAACGAATGTAGGAGCCGGACTTCCGATTATCGGAACAATTAACGACCTGATAAGAAGTGGTGATAAAATAACTTCTATTCAGGCAGTTTTAAGCGGAACTCTGAATTTTGTTTTCAACAATTATAACGGCAGCAAGACCTTTTCCGAAGTTGTAGCCCAGGCTCAAAAAGAAGGTTATACCGAGCCGGATCCACGACTTGATTTATCTGGAACCGATGTTGCACGAAAAATTTTGATCCTGGCAAGAGAGGCTGGTTATTCCCTTGAATTTGATGATATTGAAAATGAAAGTTTTCTTCCGGAAGAATGTATGAAAGGTAACGTACAAGATTTTTATCAATCACTTACGAAATATGAAGACCATTTTAAAAATATACTTCATCAAGCCAAAAATAATGGTAAGATTTTAAAATACGTGGCAGAGTTCAATGATGGAAAAGCCAAAGTCGGGTTGCAGCATATTGCTCCTGAAAGTGATCTTTTTCATCTGTACGGGAAAGATAATATTGTAATCTTTAAAACTTTGAGATATTCTGAACAGCCTTTGGTTGTAAAAGGTGCGGGAGCCGGTGCAGAAGTAACCGCAAGTGGTGTTTTTGCCGATATCGTTCGTTCTGTTTAA
- a CDS encoding homoserine kinase, with translation MRKIKLKIPATVANLVCGFDILGMAIHEPYDEMEFKLLETPEIIIRHKDSFGLPEKPTENVAGVVLLKIQEYLNLKKGFEVIINKKIKPGSGLGSSAASAAGAAIGANELLGNIFTKEELVYFAMFGEELASGVKHADNIAPCIFGGITLVKSSNLIDIIPLNSPDLLVTAVHPQVEVKTSDARQILKKNILLKDAIEQWGNIAGLVAGIQNNDFGLIGRSLNDVIVEPIRSILIPRFNDIKENSLELGALGGGISGSGPSIFMISEKEEIAQKIADMMKSVYNEIDIESFVYVSKINPSGIKIIEN, from the coding sequence ATGAGAAAAATTAAATTAAAAATACCTGCAACTGTTGCCAATCTGGTTTGCGGGTTTGATATTTTGGGAATGGCAATTCACGAACCTTATGATGAGATGGAGTTTAAGCTCCTGGAAACCCCCGAAATTATTATCAGACATAAGGATAGTTTCGGTTTACCCGAAAAGCCAACAGAAAATGTTGCCGGAGTCGTTTTATTAAAAATCCAGGAATATTTAAATTTGAAAAAAGGCTTTGAAGTCATCATTAATAAAAAGATAAAACCAGGAAGCGGGCTCGGCTCCAGTGCGGCTAGCGCCGCTGGAGCCGCCATCGGAGCCAATGAATTATTGGGAAATATTTTCACTAAAGAAGAACTGGTTTATTTTGCAATGTTTGGAGAAGAGCTGGCTTCCGGCGTAAAACATGCAGATAATATTGCACCTTGCATTTTTGGAGGAATAACTTTAGTGAAATCATCCAATCTTATTGATATTATTCCCCTGAATTCTCCTGATTTATTGGTGACGGCAGTTCATCCGCAGGTTGAAGTAAAAACTTCTGATGCAAGACAGATTCTGAAAAAGAATATTCTTCTGAAAGATGCAATAGAACAATGGGGAAATATTGCAGGATTAGTTGCCGGGATTCAGAATAATGACTTTGGATTGATTGGCAGAAGCCTGAACGACGTCATAGTAGAACCCATACGAAGCATTTTAATTCCGAGGTTTAACGATATCAAAGAAAATAGTCTGGAATTAGGAGCTTTGGGCGGAGGAATTTCAGGTTCCGGGCCGTCAATTTTTATGATTTCGGAAAAAGAAGAAATTGCACAGAAAATCGCAGATATGATGAAATCTGTTTATAATGAAATTGACATTGAAAGCTTCGTGTATGTTTCAAAAATAAATCCGTCAGGAATTAAAATCATCGAAAATTAA
- the thrC gene encoding threonine synthase, protein MKYYNLKDKKEAVDFKTATIKGQGKEKGLFFPEFIPKFDLDFIENLHQYSDEEIAFQCMKDFIGDEIPSDVLKEIVSETINFEIPLKKINENIYSLELFHGPTLAFKDVGARFMSRILSYFLQDEDKKVTVLVATSGDTGGAVANGFYQTENIEVVILYPKNRVSEVQEKQLTALGENISALEVDGSFDDCQSLVKQAFSDKEINLALFLTSANSINVARWLPQQIYYLLALKQWQILEKENPVICVPSGNFGNICAGILAHFRGLPAEHFIAACNENDVVPQYLKTQKLEYKETVATLSNAMDVGNPSNFIRILELFENHFEDVKSKISGYSIDDDTTLQTIKEIDKKFNYLLDPHSSVAYTAMEQYLKENPGKKGFILATAHPVKFPDAVEMAAQVSIELPESLKDLMKKEKKSLEIQADFAELKRILLDKN, encoded by the coding sequence ATGAAGTATTACAATTTAAAAGATAAAAAAGAAGCTGTTGATTTCAAAACTGCGACCATAAAAGGACAGGGAAAAGAAAAAGGTTTATTTTTTCCTGAATTTATTCCAAAATTTGATCTGGATTTCATTGAAAATTTACATCAATATTCTGATGAAGAAATTGCTTTTCAGTGCATGAAAGATTTTATTGGGGATGAAATTCCTTCTGATGTTTTAAAAGAAATCGTTTCAGAAACCATTAATTTCGAAATTCCTTTGAAAAAAATTAATGAAAATATTTATTCACTAGAACTTTTTCATGGACCTACTTTGGCATTTAAAGATGTTGGAGCAAGATTTATGAGTCGTATTCTTTCCTATTTTCTGCAGGATGAAGATAAAAAGGTAACGGTTTTGGTTGCAACTTCAGGAGACACGGGAGGCGCAGTTGCCAATGGGTTTTATCAAACTGAAAATATTGAAGTTGTTATCCTTTATCCTAAAAATCGTGTGAGTGAAGTTCAGGAAAAGCAATTGACTGCTTTAGGCGAAAATATTTCCGCCCTGGAAGTTGACGGCAGTTTTGATGATTGCCAAAGTCTGGTAAAACAGGCTTTTTCGGATAAAGAAATAAATTTAGCTTTATTTTTAACCTCCGCAAATTCTATTAATGTCGCAAGATGGCTTCCTCAGCAGATTTATTATTTATTAGCGTTAAAACAATGGCAGATACTGGAAAAAGAAAACCCTGTTATTTGCGTTCCCAGTGGAAATTTTGGCAATATTTGCGCAGGAATTTTAGCTCATTTCAGAGGACTTCCTGCCGAACATTTTATTGCTGCCTGTAATGAGAATGATGTAGTTCCGCAGTATTTAAAAACACAAAAATTAGAATATAAAGAAACGGTTGCTACCCTTTCGAATGCAATGGATGTCGGAAATCCGAGCAATTTTATAAGAATTTTAGAGCTTTTTGAAAATCATTTTGAAGATGTAAAAAGTAAAATTTCAGGCTATTCTATTGATGATGATACAACCTTACAGACCATCAAAGAAATTGATAAAAAATTTAATTATTTGCTTGACCCCCACAGTTCAGTCGCTTATACAGCAATGGAACAATATTTGAAAGAAAATCCGGGTAAAAAAGGTTTTATTTTGGCAACAGCACATCCTGTAAAATTTCCTGATGCAGTAGAAATGGCAGCACAAGTCTCTATTGAACTCCCCGAGTCTTTAAAAGATTTAATGAAAAAGGAGAAAAAAAGTCTTGAAATACAAGCTGACTTTGCAGAATTAAAGCGAATTTTGCTTGATAAAAATTAA
- the folB gene encoding dihydroneopterin aldolase, protein MSKIYLEDVKIYAYHGVLPEENVIGTYYILNVELHTDLWKAAESDDLKDTISYADINHIIHDEMKVKSKLLEHVAGRIISKIHDKFSQIDYIKLKITKTAPPMQGEMRGASIELEQSFKPEN, encoded by the coding sequence ATGAGCAAAATATATCTTGAAGACGTAAAAATATATGCCTATCACGGCGTTTTACCTGAAGAAAATGTTATCGGAACATATTATATTCTAAATGTGGAACTTCACACTGATTTGTGGAAAGCAGCGGAATCTGATGATTTGAAGGATACTATAAGTTATGCAGACATCAACCATATCATCCATGATGAAATGAAGGTTAAATCTAAATTACTGGAGCATGTAGCAGGGAGAATCATTTCTAAAATTCATGATAAATTTTCCCAGATTGATTATATCAAATTAAAAATTACCAAAACTGCTCCTCCTATGCAAGGCGAAATGAGAGGCGCAAGTATCGAGCTGGAGCAGAGTTTTAAACCTGAAAATTAA
- a CDS encoding DUF4403 family protein: MKIIKILFLVAFINTFGQTNAESQPVAYNFPKIKSNITMPVTIPLSEISNMINASVKELIYQDDSYTDNNNDQFKVKVWKTRPIRLVGGTNQNILIEVPLKIWAEKGIGTLGIYTYQNTTFETVMSFNTTLTFQNNWTITTNTKPNGFRWVTKPVLDFGKIQIPITSIVEKNLIEQQQKFCKTIDQQMASQLNFQQYAVTAWNAFSQPFNISEEYNTWLKVSPIAVNITPLKFYANQINTNIGIDIYSETFTGTKPEASQPIKTALNFSFSPSLGDNFLLQTTANIPYTEASNIARKTFLNKEFDIRDSKVKITDIRVYGIDDKIMIEAQTEGYVKGTCIISGIPVYDEAKKKIVLSGTKFKLKTSNFLQKTASVLFQGKIVKMIEEEYGIPTQDLENSSKKSIEEAFNKEYYKGLKMSGKVFNLKPTKILLTSTAITAVIDTNASLKLILAGI; encoded by the coding sequence TTGAAAATCATCAAAATATTATTTCTAGTCGCTTTTATCAATACTTTTGGACAAACAAATGCCGAGAGTCAGCCGGTCGCATATAATTTCCCGAAGATAAAATCCAACATTACTATGCCGGTAACGATTCCCCTTTCGGAAATCAGCAACATGATTAATGCCTCTGTAAAAGAGCTTATTTATCAGGACGATTCTTATACGGATAACAATAATGACCAGTTCAAAGTCAAAGTATGGAAAACCCGGCCTATACGTTTAGTAGGAGGAACGAATCAAAATATTTTAATTGAAGTTCCTTTAAAGATCTGGGCAGAAAAAGGTATCGGAACATTAGGCATTTACACCTATCAAAATACAACTTTTGAAACCGTGATGTCTTTTAATACCACATTAACTTTCCAAAACAACTGGACCATAACAACCAATACAAAACCCAATGGTTTCAGATGGGTAACAAAACCTGTTTTAGATTTCGGGAAAATTCAAATTCCGATCACGTCTATCGTTGAAAAAAACTTAATCGAACAGCAGCAAAAATTCTGTAAAACCATTGATCAGCAAATGGCATCTCAATTGAATTTCCAACAATATGCTGTAACGGCATGGAATGCTTTTTCACAGCCCTTCAACATTTCAGAAGAATATAATACCTGGTTGAAAGTCTCTCCTATTGCAGTAAATATTACTCCGTTAAAATTTTATGCCAATCAGATCAATACCAATATTGGAATTGATATATATTCTGAAACCTTCACAGGCACTAAACCGGAGGCTTCACAACCTATAAAAACAGCCTTAAACTTCAGCTTCTCCCCTAGCTTAGGAGATAACTTTTTATTACAGACAACAGCCAATATTCCTTATACGGAAGCCAGTAATATTGCTAGAAAGACATTTTTGAATAAAGAATTCGACATAAGGGATTCGAAGGTGAAAATTACTGACATTAGAGTATACGGAATAGATGATAAAATTATGATTGAAGCTCAAACTGAAGGCTATGTAAAAGGAACCTGTATTATTTCAGGGATTCCAGTATATGATGAGGCCAAAAAGAAAATTGTCCTTTCAGGAACCAAATTCAAACTTAAAACTTCTAATTTTTTACAGAAAACAGCATCTGTATTATTTCAGGGAAAAATCGTAAAAATGATAGAAGAGGAATATGGAATTCCTACACAAGACCTTGAAAACAGCTCGAAAAAAAGTATTGAAGAAGCTTTCAACAAAGAATATTATAAAGGACTAAAAATGAGTGGAAAGGTTTTTAATCTTAAACCTACAAAAATACTCTTAACATCAACAGCCATTACAGCCGTTATTGATACCAACGCATCCTTAAAATTAATTCTTGCCGGAATTTGA
- a CDS encoding YMGG-like glycine zipper-containing protein, with amino-acid sequence MKKIVLASFLSVFLMTACKKDDQVAEKSLEQQKIEFQMRQLEIEKQKLAIEKEKMAYEAQKQADSIVEVKKAKEVASNSNNSRPQVIREKTIYRESSGSNGSYANNGSSSTASQGTTQKKGMSKAAKGTIIGAVGGAAAGAIIAKKNRGLGAVIGGVVGGATGYTIGRAGDRKDGRVQPSN; translated from the coding sequence ATGAAAAAGATAGTGTTAGCAAGTTTTTTGTCAGTATTTTTAATGACAGCTTGTAAAAAAGATGATCAAGTAGCTGAAAAATCTCTGGAGCAACAAAAAATAGAGTTTCAAATGAGACAGCTAGAAATTGAAAAACAGAAATTAGCTATTGAAAAAGAAAAAATGGCTTACGAAGCTCAAAAACAAGCAGACAGCATTGTTGAAGTTAAAAAAGCAAAAGAAGTCGCTTCAAATTCAAATAATTCAAGACCACAGGTAATAAGAGAGAAAACCATCTATAGAGAAAGTTCAGGCTCAAACGGAAGTTATGCCAATAACGGAAGTAGTAGCACCGCTTCACAGGGAACAACTCAGAAAAAAGGGATGAGTAAAGCAGCAAAAGGTACTATCATCGGAGCCGTAGGTGGTGCAGCAGCAGGTGCCATTATTGCTAAGAAAAACAGAGGGCTTGGTGCCGTAATCGGTGGAGTTGTAGGGGGCGCAACCGGATATACGATTGGTAGAGCCGGAGATAGAAAGGACGGTAGAGTTCAGCCTAGTAATTAA
- a CDS encoding LIC_10190 family membrane protein, whose product MILILLSTILIIPVLIGWGRISEYLSTPLFEGISGKVFSGILTVSLIWTILSFFIPLKIYVEIPTILLGLFYFFKDKLYQEFTLLSKKDSLLFTGSLLIILFCGSFYPYMIDHFGYYIPTIKWLTEVGMVKGISNLNLVLGQMSIWHIFQAGFSNFTDPFLRINTILLIVYIVYIIEKKSWIHLCFLPFLLMFSQSPSPDLPVIIFSLIILNEIVKQNKETAILFTFSAFVFAIKPTMIWLPILSCLYSVFIIKSGFKNLIPGILILILFCIKNIYTFGYPVFPVSVGDIGISWKPNPDILKTSSQIAIQKTYDMQYSYLQIQQFSWFDYVKNWFFLHGMKSKINILLVISLIIFTGFAFIKKNRIITLICISILIKSILIILFSAQYRFFIDVFFVIFFVMFINYFDKKKSLIIFSVFSLFFVGFISIPQLVKKHLQSFYLGNFMKEPEIEQLYKPSVYKAIDYNSYKIGNLNFNVSKKYPLNYSTPLPAISEGYVFEYIKAGIFPQLIDETDTESGFIWKKLNSKEKKEADNVINSINNLYKQK is encoded by the coding sequence ATGATTTTAATTTTACTTTCAACAATTTTAATTATTCCGGTTTTAATCGGTTGGGGAAGAATTTCAGAATATTTATCAACTCCTTTATTTGAAGGAATTTCAGGAAAAGTATTTTCAGGAATTTTAACCGTCAGTTTGATCTGGACAATTCTTTCCTTCTTCATTCCTTTAAAGATTTATGTAGAAATTCCGACCATTTTACTGGGCCTTTTTTATTTTTTTAAAGACAAATTATATCAGGAATTCACTCTACTTTCAAAAAAAGATTCTCTGTTATTTACCGGCAGTTTACTGATAATTTTATTCTGCGGTTCATTCTATCCATATATGATAGATCACTTCGGATATTATATTCCCACGATAAAATGGCTTACAGAAGTCGGTATGGTAAAAGGTATTTCAAATCTTAATCTTGTACTTGGTCAAATGTCTATTTGGCATATTTTCCAAGCCGGATTTTCCAATTTTACCGATCCTTTTCTGAGAATAAACACTATTTTACTCATTGTTTACATAGTATATATCATTGAAAAAAAAAGCTGGATTCACCTTTGCTTTCTCCCTTTTTTACTAATGTTCTCACAATCTCCGAGTCCGGATCTTCCCGTTATTATTTTTTCATTGATTATTTTAAATGAAATCGTAAAACAAAATAAAGAAACAGCCATTTTATTCACATTTTCAGCATTTGTTTTTGCAATAAAACCAACAATGATCTGGCTTCCGATCTTAAGTTGTCTTTATTCGGTTTTCATTATAAAATCGGGTTTTAAAAATCTAATTCCAGGAATTTTGATCCTAATATTATTTTGTATTAAGAACATTTATACCTTTGGTTATCCTGTTTTCCCCGTTTCAGTCGGAGATATTGGAATAAGTTGGAAGCCTAACCCCGATATTTTAAAAACCTCTTCCCAAATTGCTATTCAAAAAACCTATGATATGCAGTATTCCTATCTGCAAATTCAACAATTTTCTTGGTTTGATTATGTAAAAAACTGGTTTTTCTTACACGGAATGAAATCAAAAATCAATATACTACTTGTTATAAGTTTAATTATTTTCACCGGATTTGCATTCATCAAAAAAAACAGAATCATTACTTTAATTTGTATTTCGATTCTAATAAAAAGCATTTTAATCATTTTATTTTCGGCACAATACCGTTTTTTTATAGATGTTTTCTTTGTCATTTTCTTTGTAATGTTTATCAATTATTTCGATAAAAAAAAATCACTTATTATATTTTCTGTTTTCAGCCTATTTTTTGTCGGATTCATATCAATTCCTCAACTTGTTAAAAAACATTTGCAGAGCTTCTATTTAGGAAACTTCATGAAAGAACCCGAAATAGAGCAGCTTTATAAACCGTCCGTTTATAAAGCTATAGATTACAACTCTTACAAAATCGGTAATTTAAATTTCAATGTTTCAAAAAAATATCCGCTCAACTACAGCACTCCCCTTCCCGCTATTTCCGAAGGCTATGTTTTTGAGTATATAAAAGCCGGAATTTTCCCGCAGCTCATCGATGAAACCGATACCGAAAGTGGATTTATCTGGAAAAAATTAAATTCAAAGGAAAAAAAAGAAGCAGACAACGTGATCAATTCCATCAACAATCTGTATAAACAGAAGTAA
- the aroC gene encoding chorismate synthase, producing MLNTLGNLLSLTTFGESHGLAYGGIINNFPAGLTVDFDKIQYELDRRKPGQSAIVTQRKESDTVQFLSGIFEGKTTGTPIGFIIENENQKSKDYDHIANSYRPSHADFTYDQKYGLRDYRGGGKSSARETMNWVVAGALAKQLLSNIEINAYVSSVGEIFCEKPYQALDFSKTESNEVRCPDAETAEKMIKRIKEIKKEGNTIGGTITCVIKNVPVGIGEPVFSKLQAELGKAMLNINAAKGFEYGSGFCGAKMTGKEHNDLFNEDFTTKSNLSGGIQGGISNGMDIYFRVAFKPVATILRPQESVDKFGNPAIVEGKGRHDPCVLPRAVPVVESLAAFVLADLFLINKTRNINNF from the coding sequence ATGTTAAATACTTTAGGTAATCTTCTCAGTCTTACAACATTTGGAGAGAGTCATGGCTTGGCTTATGGTGGAATCATCAATAATTTTCCGGCAGGTTTAACGGTTGATTTCGATAAAATTCAATACGAATTGGATCGAAGAAAACCCGGACAATCTGCAATTGTAACCCAAAGAAAAGAAAGTGACACCGTACAGTTTCTTTCAGGAATTTTTGAAGGAAAAACAACCGGAACTCCCATTGGTTTTATTATCGAAAACGAAAATCAGAAATCAAAAGATTATGACCATATTGCTAACTCGTATCGTCCGAGTCATGCGGACTTTACCTATGATCAAAAATATGGTCTAAGAGATTATCGCGGCGGCGGAAAATCATCAGCAAGAGAAACCATGAACTGGGTGGTTGCCGGAGCTTTAGCAAAACAGCTTTTATCAAATATTGAGATCAATGCTTACGTTTCTTCCGTAGGTGAAATTTTCTGTGAAAAACCTTATCAGGCTTTGGATTTTTCTAAAACCGAAAGCAACGAAGTTCGTTGTCCTGATGCTGAAACAGCAGAAAAGATGATCAAGAGAATCAAAGAAATCAAAAAAGAAGGCAATACAATCGGCGGAACAATTACATGTGTGATCAAAAATGTTCCTGTCGGAATTGGCGAACCTGTCTTCTCAAAACTGCAGGCAGAATTAGGTAAAGCAATGCTGAATATCAATGCCGCAAAAGGTTTTGAATATGGAAGCGGTTTCTGCGGGGCAAAAATGACAGGAAAAGAACATAATGATCTTTTCAACGAAGACTTTACAACAAAATCTAATCTTTCCGGTGGAATCCAAGGCGGAATTTCAAACGGAATGGATATTTATTTCCGGGTAGCTTTCAAACCAGTGGCTACTATTTTAAGACCTCAGGAAAGTGTGGATAAATTTGGAAATCCTGCCATTGTAGAAGGAAAAGGACGCCACGATCCTTGTGTTCTTCCAAGAGCTGTTCCTGTAGTGGAAAGTTTGGCAGCTTTTGTCTTAGCGGATTTATTTTTGATTAACAAAACAAGAAATATTAATAATTTTTAA
- a CDS encoding thioredoxin family protein, with protein sequence MENYWAQGISYEEYIQIAKERLENPSTQQEIDYKQYYELGLQRMDRTLKKYIPDEEQLKELAAKNFDGKILIISEAWCGDASATVPALIKFFEGHNEVKIFLRDSDKSLINQFLTNGTESIPKVIILDKDFNVKNSWGPRPKYGKELLMKHKADPEGYPKDSFYNDLQLYYAKNRGKDAVQEILDLL encoded by the coding sequence ATGGAAAATTACTGGGCTCAAGGAATTTCTTATGAAGAATATATTCAAATCGCAAAAGAACGATTAGAAAACCCTTCCACTCAACAGGAAATTGACTATAAACAATACTATGAACTGGGACTTCAAAGAATGGACAGAACTTTGAAAAAATACATTCCGGATGAAGAACAGCTGAAAGAACTGGCTGCTAAAAATTTTGACGGAAAAATTTTAATCATTTCCGAAGCCTGGTGTGGTGATGCAAGCGCAACAGTTCCTGCTTTGATTAAATTTTTTGAAGGTCATAATGAAGTAAAAATCTTCCTGAGAGATAGTGATAAAAGCTTAATCAATCAGTTTTTGACTAATGGAACCGAATCTATTCCTAAAGTTATTATTTTGGATAAAGACTTCAACGTAAAAAATTCATGGGGACCTCGTCCAAAATATGGAAAAGAATTATTGATGAAACATAAAGCCGATCCTGAAGGTTATCCAAAAGACAGCTTTTATAACGATCTTCAGCTCTATTATGCAAAAAACAGAGGAAAAGACGCGGTTCAGGAAATTTTAGATCTTCTTTAA